From the genome of Kryptolebias marmoratus isolate JLee-2015 linkage group LG19, ASM164957v2, whole genome shotgun sequence, one region includes:
- the LOC108249025 gene encoding sterile alpha motif domain-containing protein 12-like: MGLSQRTSSWSVEQVLKWVQEQHPEHMSTLQKAIIKHDISGRALLRLKEYHLELLGVEDEEHQQEILQDLLLLRIEEEINELCDICAEYFSP; encoded by the exons ATGGGTCTGTCACAGAGAACATCATCGTGGTCCGTGGAACAGGTGCTGAAATGGGTTCAGGAACAGCACCCAGAACACATGAGCACGCTCCAGAAAGCCATCATCAAACATGACATATCAG GCCGTGCTTTGCTGAGACTAAAGGAGTATCACCTGGAGCTTCTCGGGGTGGAGGATGAGGAGCACCAGCAGGAAATACTGCAGGACCTTCTGCTTCTCAGAATTGAGGAGGAAATCAATGAACTCTGTGACATCTGCGCTG AATATTTTTCTCCATGA